The region AATCAACGACACTCCATAAAGTCGCAGAAGCCTCACTTGTAGAGGGTTCATGTGTACTCCCTATCCCTATAGGAAGAGAATGGTCATCCTCCATCCTTTGAGTTTTCACGTCGGGCAAGTCGGGAGTGGGATCCTTAGCTTGCCTTTTATTCCCATTGACATTGAAGCCTTTTGGGTGACTATGGGGATTGTTGGTACCCGAACCAACACCCTTGAGATTCTCACACCTCTGCCTCATCTTCTCATCAAAAATCCTCGACATTTGATATACAAAACAATAAGTAAAGATCATAGATGTTTCCTAAAAATGCCTACAAAGGAAAAATGGTATGTGACTTACCTAAGCAGACGGCGGGGTGTTTTCCACCTTCAAACTAATGCCTAATCACCTCACGATAATCCATAACATCGAATTGCCACAAAATATTGACAACCATCTTCTCCTCACGGATAATGAATGCTTGGTCATATCCGGGGCCATAGGATTATCCGTCCAGGATGAGGGAAGGAGGGGGCATCATCATCTCCCAACACACCGAGGGAATTATATCGCCTCCTCACACATACAAAATTGTATTTCTAATATTTATAATGATTGTAATGGGACGCAATTAGGGCCTTTTAGTCTGAGTAGTCAAAGAAGCCCACCCACCCTTCTCCATATTAGTGGTATAGAAAGACAAAAAGACTTCCACTATCTAAGTAACATCCAACTCTCCACAAACCATCTCAAAAGCCCTAATATAACCCAACTATTTAGGAACAACTGGGAAGGCGCAATGTTGAAGACCCTTAAGACCTCCATAGAAATGGGGGAAAAGAACCCCCATATTATAACACCTTGAATTCAATTAACTTATTTAATTGAATTTAGTTGCAGTTCATTTAAATTATTAAGTGAAATATATACTTTTGGTTAATTATTGGTGAATATATGTGTGGTATATGGCATGTGGTTGGATTGGTGAAAGTGGtagaattaattagaattttaattaattttataatgAAGAGAATAATTGAAATAGTATAAGTATTAGAAAAATTAGAAATAATAATTGATTAATATTATTTTGGTGAAAATTAGActtaattataaaataaatagaaaaataaggTAGTAAGGATAAAGTGGGAATTTGAGAGATAAGTAAGGATAGGATAGGAATAACATAAATGAGGGAAATATGTTTTCTATTAAAAAGGGAGAAGTGTGGGAAGTTGAGTTTTCACTGATCGTGAAATTAAGTTTGGGGAAAAAGAGGCAAAAGCTTGAGAGAGGCTAGGGCTTGAGGAGGAAGAAGGAAACCATCATTGTTAAAAAGATTTTGCTGGAAATTCAAGTAAGCAATGGGGGAACAACTTCGTATATTGGTGTAATTTATGAAGGGTGGAGAGGGATCATCACCCTCCTTTAGGTTTTCTCTCTTTTTCTCAATTGATAATATGTATGTATGTTTGTTACAAATTATGATGAATCTGTTTTGAATGTTCCTTGTGGTATGAAATTTGTGTATTGTATTATCTCAAATTGATGTCTGATAAAAGTATGTGAAATTTGCAAATTGTTGTTGCTAATTGATGTGTTTGAGTTTTCATGAACATGACTTTAATTAATGATAAAATTGGTGAAATCAATTGAGAATTTGTCTGAAATTAACATGTCCATATGTTAAAATTGATGTATGTTTTGTTTCTAGTCAATTTGGGTATTATGGGTGTGAAATCGGAGCTTCAAATAAGCTCCAATGGTAGAAAACACGTTTTTGCATTTTGCACAGAGGTGACGATTGTCACCTGCATAACGGGCTACCCATCAGTGTATTGAAAGAGGCTGACGCACATCAACAGAATGGTAGCCAGACAGTCAAGGTCTTTTTTAGTGATGACCGATGGGGAAAATGGTGACAGATTGGGCAAAGGGATGACGGACTGGTCATCATCCTCATGACGACTGTCATGGCTCTAGAACAGACCGACATGGTCTGGGCGGTCAGTTTTGATGTGCCGATTTAGGGTGACGACTGTCACCTGCATGACAGGCAACCCATCAGTGTGTCGAAGGAGGCTAACGCCCATCAACAGAATAACGGGCAAACAATCAAGGTTTTTTTAGTGATGACAAACGGGGGAAGTGGTGACAGGTAGAGCGAAGGGATAACAGACTGGTCGTCATCCCCATGTCGTCTGTCATGGCTTTAGAACAAATCGACATGGTCTATACGGTCGGTTTTGACGCGTCGATTTGGATTTTCAGTGTTATTTATGAACTCGATAATTATTTAATGTTGTTTTATGATGTTGACGCGTCGGGATGGGAATATATATGCTCTGAACATTTTTGAATGAGTATATAATCAATTTTTGAGAAATTGTTATAATGATTGATGATTAATTATGTGGAGAGTACATAATCGTTGTTTATTATGGTGGTAGTTTCGAAGGGGAACTACATTGTTGTTATGTTACATGTTGTTTATGGTTCGAATGGGGGGACATAAACATGTTGTTGTTATTGTCGCATAAATTATATGTTATATGTCATTTGTGTCGTTATTGTGAAAGAGGCGAGTTATGAGTCTAGAAGGGTGGACAAGTAACTTGTCCCGAGTATAGAAGGGTGAAGTCGGGGTTCAGAATGGTGAACCTAGTTCGTATGAAGAACCATCGTtgaatggtaccacatgcatattgTCGATGGCATGAGTCACATTGCATGCATATGTATATATTATGATGGAAAAGGTGTGAGATTGTAATGGTGTGGTTTGTGTATTGAATGCGTGATGTGTTGTGTGTTTATCTACCCTCACATTCTTTATGCCGTTTTATATCGAAGTTTATTCTCACTCCTTTTGCTTtatgttgtccaccatggaccTCTTGCAGATAATCAAGAGCAAAGTTTTGTTCCTGTGAGTGGAAGATAGCTTCTTAGAGCTTACCTTTGTTTAATTATCTTTCTATTGTATTTTAGTGGTTTAGTGCTCTGATCTTGTAACATCGGGAACATGACACTTTTGTTATGTTTTGAGTTGGTGTCGAATTGTGATGTTAAAGTTTAATACTTTATTTAAGATGTTAAATTTGAAGTTGTTATTATGGTAATTCCCGATGTACGTTGTTAAATGTTTTTGAAAGTTTTGTTGGTTGATTGTCGTCATGACACCTTAAATTTTTGagtaattatttttatataagtttagaggtttagggtgttacacatATCCTTGATGAAAGAGAGGTAAAATTAGAATTATGGAGAAGGAAGGGCGGAGGAGACATGTGTGGTCACCCTCTCCCATGATGAGCAAGCCTTCAGAATGACCCTACCTCCATCCTCTGAAAAAGAAACCCACACCCCTGATCGAAAATAGAAGATATGATAAGTCAAATTATAACTAGATTAAAAATATCTGACATTCTTGGATACGATGGAGGAGGTAGACATTATCTCTTTCGTTCTTGAAAAAATAGTATAATAAAAGAAATCGCCTCCATCGTCTTCAAAAGGGGGGAAAACTAACCTAAAACCCCACGCTTAGTCTAATCCTCATCTCAAATGTATCTTAATAAAGCCCATTTCCTACAGAAAACAAGACAAAGGGAGATACATACCTGAAAGGAGGTTGTAAATAAATAGATTAAAGGTTGAACGATTCATACAAGCTTGCAAGAATGGAGAGCAAAAATAAATAGATAAAATGAAATAAGAAATCATTTATAGGGATTGGTAACCATAAAGGATATCTTAAACCCCCTCATGGTTTTAAAAAATTCAGCATATTTGTGATACATGCCAACAACGTTTAAGGTCTTGAAAAACAGGTCATCATTGCTTACATTAAATGAAAGTAAGTGCGGCGAGCTGAATGATTAATTGACATTATTGCTAATCAGGATAAATATGGCAGATGACTCATCCCTTAATCAACGACTTATTCAATTAATAATGGGCGTCTTCAGATGGGGGACTCGCCCTTTGGTGCATGGTTCCCATCAGAAAAAGGACTCACTAGAGGGGTGAGGGGGATACCTCAAGTGTAAAAGGCCTTATAAACACTTCGTCCTTAGAAAAAATCCCTCATTCTTGAGGGACTATGTAGTGTTACATTTGTAAGTGCCCCCAAAAAGGGCACCCTCGTCTGAGTGAGACTTCACCTAGGAGATATCCCCCCAGAATAAAAAGATCGCCCTCAGTCTTGATGACGTATAAATACTATTAGTCAAAGGAGAGTAAGTCACCCACTACTTGTGGAAGATTAGGTGGTCAACAACTTCTCGTGAGTATTGAAGACTTCAAATGTGACTTGAGCAAAGAGTTTGAAATGTATGACTTGAGAAACATCTCATATTTCCTTGATGTtgaattctacaagagtagtaTGGGTTTAATAATGCACCAAAGTAGATATGCAAGTGAGATACTCAAAAGATTTAAGATGGAGGATTGCAATGTAGCTTTGACACCAGCAAAACCAAGATTGCAATTAATGAAGGACtcaaatgaagatgatgttgaTCCAATACAATACAGAAGACTCATTGGATCATTGAGATACCTCTTTCACATAAGGTCTGATCTAGAATATAAAGTAGGCATGATGAGTAGGTTCATCCAAAAGTCAAAGGTATCTCATCTTGAAGCCACCAAGAGGATACTAAGGTACCTCAAAGGAACGCAGATTATGtcattttgtttcctgcagcaAATGAAGGAAAGGAATGCAAACTTATGGTATACACTGACTCAAGTTAGTGTGGTGATGTTGAGGATAGAAAAATCCATAGTTGGTTATATGTTTATGCTAGGTAGTGCACCAATTTCTTGGAGTTCAAGAAAAGAACCAGTTGCAGTTATGTCATCATGTGAGGCTGAGTACATAGTTGCATCTCTTTGTACATGccaagcaacatggatggtgaatctgaTTGACGAGATTGCACGtaagaatcatggaacattgatTATGAAGATTGATAACATATCTAATATCAATTTAGACAAGAATCCCATAGCACGTGGAAGAAGAAAACACATTGATATGAGATTCCATTATCTTAAAGAGTAAGTAACAAATGAGAATCTGAACTTAGAATACTGCAGAACTGAGAATTAGATTGAAGACATCATGACCAAGGCAGTGCATGTGGAATTATTCAAGAGATTGAGAACcatgatgaatgtagatagcttagacacaatgaattatATGGTGTGTTAAATATGTAATTCTTTGTGTTAAACATGTTGTAGATACAAGCTTTAGCAGTTTCAAATTTATATGCATTCGATATAGTCGAATACAGTTTGTACTAGTCGAATCTGCATGTATTCGACAAAATGTCAAATACAATTTGTAGTAGTATAAGTTGTATGTATTCGACAAAGTCGAATACAGCTTGTCAAAGTTAGCTAGTTTGAGATTGCTTAGTGTGCAAGTAGTCTCATTATAAATAGGAAGACACTTTGTATTTGTAAAATGATTGAGATCAGAAAGATCAAGAGAAGATCAATATATTCTTCCTTTCACTTTAATAACCAACTCTCTCAATTCTATCTTCTCTCTCTCATAACTTCAAAAAAGAAAATCTTTTTCAAATCATTGTGCGAGGGAATCATATTGTAACCAGGGTGTGGTTGAATCACTCtagtgaagagtgaagaacaatAATCTTGAATCAATCAAGAAAGTGATTAAATCTTTTTCTATCAAGATCGATTTGAACATCTGATATCTAGATCAATAATTGTGATTATTGGGAAACATAGAGTAGTGACTTCTCATTCAAACAGTCACTTCCTAACAAATCTTATCATTTTGAATGACATGAATTATGATAATTGATGTAAGCAGATGAAGGTTGTCTTCTGCTATCAAgatgtttgggatcttgtgaaAAATGGAGTGACACCAATTAGCGACAATTCCGCGGATGAACAATAGGTTGCACACaaatatttgaataaaaatactATATAACCTTAGTTACATCTCAAAAAATATGACCTAGCGAAGCGCATCGCACGCTCACGAATGACTAACTGAGTCGCCACCGTTCTTTATTTATTCATAGAGAAAGGGGAAATGATGATAAAATCCTAAGGAAAATAAAAAGATAAgatggtcatcgcaaccaaatatggttcgggagtcggttatacaAAGGGAAAGTATTAACACCCTTCAtatccgttgtactcaacgagaacctcCTAAAGTTCTAAGGATGATTTCTTGCTAAAGgtatgtttattttatttttatcttaTTTATGAAAATATATTTACAATAAGAGAAATTAATtacaaaagaaaagagaaaaatagTTTTTAATTATTTAGCTCACCATAGTTTCAAAACTCTGCATATGTATTCTCAAGGTGAAGtgagaaagtcagagcctcgtagttcgtACAAAGGATATATGTCTTGGTTGCTTTTAGAGAATAGTGTTAGGTCACATCTTAGCGGTTAAACATATGTCGGTATGCTCACACGATGGAGGCTTGGGCGTTGTTTGTATTCACGTTAAACAGACCATGATATTCttttatgaaaagattttgaattGGGTGCGCGAGGACACAAGAGATTTGGATGGATTAGGTTGATTTTAGATGTTTTGAATTTTGAATAATCGATTGATATGCCAGGGCGCCAACCAACCAATCACTCGAAGACTAAGTGAATGTGCATTCCCTCATCTATTTTCATTTGcaaaaatattaatttaatttgattaagaaaataattTGATTATGTACAAGGTTTTGAAATATTTACAAGTGAAGAATTTTATTTTCTGATCTcttttgaattttgaatttgaATAACAAAAACCCTAACCAAAATAAGTAATAGAATAAAGGAcaaattttgtattttttgattGAAGTGAAATAAAGAgatatttttgtgttttttgaATTTAAGTAAGAAAGGAAGTATTGTTgatattttttgttttattttattttattttattttatttttgtgatAAATTAAATATCCTACAAAAAAgacatattttttattttttatgttaaTAATCAAACTTAAATAATCTAAAAAAACCTAATGAGAATCAAACTAAATTTAAATATAAGAAAATTGAgattttttatatttatttgaCAATATTAAACAATTACTTAATTTATAAAAATACGAATTAATTAATTAAGAAATGAAATAAAAGTTTAAGAAAACTTAGAAATTTTCATTAAAATACATTTATATGCAATGATTAAGAAATaaacaataaataaaataaaataaagttgaTCCTAAACCTATGTAATTAATATGCAAAAATAATATATAAACAACATGATATAATTCTAACACCCTTAACACAATATGTGTTTGTTTTTCTCATCCAAAACGCAATATTTACTCTCATACGGTGAACATGTAACCAAACATGTTGCTAGACTCGTCTTTAAGCATGTTAGGCTATTTAATTCTCAAgttcactttcattttttatttatttaattaacaaTAAATAATATGAAGATAAGTGAGCATTAAAAAAAGGAATTATTGTGAGAATactaaaaataattaaataacaCATGGAGAAAAAAACCACCGCAGTAGGAATAAGAACAAGAATATAacgttatatatatatatatatatatatatatatatatatatatatatatatatatatatatatatatatatatatatatataatatatatatatatatatatatatatatatatatatatatatatatatatatatatatatataaagaaaaagaaaagtaacatgagagagaagaagaaaaaaaaaaatacaattcAACCTCAATCATAGAGAGATCTACAACGCA is a window of Lathyrus oleraceus cultivar Zhongwan6 chromosome 6, CAAS_Psat_ZW6_1.0, whole genome shotgun sequence DNA encoding:
- the LOC127093657 gene encoding secreted RxLR effector protein 161-like — translated: MYDLRNISYFLDVEFYKSSMGLIMHQSRYASEILKRFKMEDCNVALTPAKPRLQLMKDSNEDDVDPIQYRRLIGSLRYLFHIRSDLEYKVGMMSRFIQKSKVSHLEATKRILRYLKGTQIMSFCFLQQMKERNANLWYTLTQVSVVMLRIEKSIVGYMFMLGSAPISWSSRKEPVAVMSSCEAEYIVASLCTCQATWMVNLIDEIARKNHGTLIMKIDNISNINLDKNPIARGRRKHIDMRFHYLKE